From the Ctenopharyngodon idella isolate HZGC_01 chromosome 3, HZGC01, whole genome shotgun sequence genome, one window contains:
- the gpr139 gene encoding probable G-protein coupled receptor 139, which produces MEHSHIFTVLSTNSSSWSPRGCPLGQFPVIYYSSLLCLGLPANILTVIILSQLVLRRQKSSYNYLLALAVADILVLLLIVFVDFLLEDFILGAPLPHSLNKAVQVLEFSSIHTSIWITVPLTVDRYIAVCHPLRYHTVSYPARTRKVILAVYVGCLISSVPYYWWPELWHGMPGASNGGRSSSAGQHVLVWVHCATVYLLPCSVFFSLNAIIVRKLRCRRSCFRLRGYSTGKTTAILLAITSVFAVLWAPRTLMILYHLYTAQPAMPGPARLLHLVTDVANMLALLNTGVNFFLYCFISKRFRRMAGTVLKALFRCRKQPPPFYASHNFSITSSPWISPANSHCIKMLVYQYDKNGKPVCISS; this is translated from the exons ATGGAGCACAGCCACATCTTCACCGTACTGTCCACCAACTCCAGTTCTTGGAGTCCTCGCGGTTGCCCTCTCGGACAGTTTCCCGTCATTTACTACAGTTCCTTGCTGTGCCTCGGCCTGCctg CAAACATCCTCACAGTGATCATCCTTTCTCAGCTGGTGCTGCGGCGACAGAAATCTTCCTATAACTACCTACTGGCCCTGGCGGTAGCCGACATCCTGGTCCTGCTGTTGATCGTATTTGTGGACTTCCTTTTGGAGGACTTCATTCTCGGAGCACCTCTGCCCCACTCGCTCAATAAAGCTGTGCAGGTTCTGGAGTTTTCCTCCATCCACACTTCCATCTGGATCACGGTGCCCCTGACCGTAGATCGCTACATCGCCGTGTGCCATCCGCTGCGCTACCACACCGTATCCTACCCAGCCCGAACTCGCAAAGTGATCTTGGCGGTGTATGTTGGCTGCCTGATCTCCAGCGTCCCGTATTACTGGTGGCCGGAGCTGTGGCACGGGATGCCGGGAGCGAGCAACGGCGGCCGCAGCAGCAGCGCAGGACAGCACGTATTGGTATGGGTCCACTGCGCCACCGTTTATCTGCTCCCCTGCTCGGTTTTTTTCTCGCTCAATGCCATCATCGTACGCAAGCTCCGCTGCCGCCGTAGCTGCTTCCGTCTTCGAGGGTACTCAACTGGAAAGACCACGGCCATCCTGCTGGCAATCACCTCAGTGTTTGCCGTGCTGTGGGCGCCGCGTACGCTTATGATCCTTTACCACCTTTACACAGCACAGCCGGCGATGCCTGGCCCCGCCAGATTGCTGCACTTAGTCACGGATGTGGCGAACATGCTCGCGCTGCTCAACACCGGCGTCAACTTCTTCCTCTACTGCTTCATCAGCAAGCGCTTTCGCAGGATGGCCGGCACGGTGCTAAAGGCCTTATTCCGATGCAGAAAGCAACCACCGCCTTTTTACGCCAGTCACAACTTCTCCATCACCAGCAGCCCGTGGATCTCACCAGCCAACTCCCACTGCATCAAGATGCTGGTGTACCAGTACGACAAGAATGGCAAACCAGTCTGCATATCCTCCTGA